The Mycolicibacterium monacense genome contains the following window.
CCGACGAGAACGAGCTCGCCGTGTGCACCGACAATCTGCGACAGCTGGGATTGGACCCGATTCTGCTGGAGGCCGGGCTCCTGGCCGAATCTCTCGAGATCGCAGCGGCATACGCCGATCGGTGTGACCTCGGCAAGATCCCGTGCGTGTCCTATTGGAACGACGAGCGCCGGTGCGCAGCCGAGAAGGTCGACCGGTGACCGAGCCGGGGGAGACGCCGCACCTCCCGGCGACCAATCCGGTGGCGACGACCGCTCCACCGCCTCACCACCGCCGGCGCGCGCGACGCTGGGCGCCGCGCGGCGCGCTGGCGTTCCTCGCGCTGTCGGTGGTCCTGGTGGTGGTGTTCGTGGTGGCCCGCCCGGACTGGTTCGACGGTGAGAACGGCGAATCCGTACCCCCAGGACTGCTTTTCGCCACAACGCTGGCAGACCTCGGCCACCGCGACGGCATTCGGCTCAGCGACGACAACACCACGTCGGCCACCGTCACCACCGCCGTGCCCGTCGACTCGCGCCTCGAGGACGCGCGGTTGGTGCTCGGTGGGCGCACGCAGGCGCCGACGTCGGGCGTGACATTCCTGCGGGTGCTCGTTGACGGCGAAGCGGTCTACGTCACCGAACTGCGATCCGGCGACAACGATCTCACGGCCGATATCCCGCTGCCCGCCACGGTGACCGACGACGGCAGCGTCACCGTGCAGATCAGGTTGACCGGCAGCCTCGACCAGCGATGGTGCAATCCCGACCACGAAATCGGCGCCCTGGTACTGCTGGATCCCGAGGCCACCCGGATCCGTGGACGCCTCGACCAGCGCTTGCGGACCGTTCGGGACGTTGCCCGTGGTCTCGATCACGTTGTGACACTGGTGCTTTCCGCGACGCGGAATGATCGTGAGTGGTACGAGACCGCCGCAGACCTCGGTGTCGCGTTGAGGCACACCGGTCGCCAGGTGCGCTACGTCGACGGCGTCTCCGAGAATCCCGGCGAGGGAACCCGAATCCTGCTCGGACCGCCGGAGTCGCTCGCGGAGGCCGGCTGGACACCCGTCGACGATCAGGCGGGCGCGGTGCGGGTCGGCTACCTCGACGACACGTCGGTGCTCGCGGTCACCGAGGCCGGCGGACCGCCCGCCGAGGCGCTGGACAGCCTTCTCACCACCGACGTCGTCACCACGGCCGACTCCGCGGCCAACGAGCCGCGACGGGACGAGCGCGAGCCGGTGGGCGGCGATGCCGTCCCCCTCGCAGCGCTCGGGCTGGACACCTCCGCGCAGCAGCTCACCGACTCACGCAACTGGCGGCTCCGGTACTCGACGGCAGACCTGCCCGGCGGCCGCGTGCCCAGCGAGGTCCGGTTGGACTTGCAGGTGCCCGTCGTGGCCGCCGACGCTCCGTGGCTGGTCCAGGTGCGGCTAAACGGACAACTCCTCGACAGTGTGCGGCTGCCCGCCGACCTCGATGCCCACAGCGTGACCGCACGCATCCCCGAGGGGATCGAGGCGCTGCGCAACGAGTTGATCGTGACCGTGCTGCGCGAGCGCGTCACCGGCGGCTGTGCGGTGCGGCCCACGGTCTACCAGGCTCAACTCCTGCCCACCTCGACGCTGCTGCTCGGCGGCCGTGGGGTGGGCCTGGCCGCGGTCCCGTCCGATTTGGCTCCCGGCTTCGAGATCCACCTGCCCGCAGGCAGTATGGACGATCCGGAGGTCTCTCTGGCCGCGCTGGTGCCCACATTGGCGGAGTTCACCGGCGTGGGTGATCGAGCGCCGTTCGTATGGGACGGCGCACCCGGAGTGCGGCCGTTCCTGTTGTTCGGCGATGCGCCCGCCGGCGTGGACGTGCCGGTGCGCGTCGTCGGCGGCCGGCTCGTCGGCGCGGGGTTCGATCTGCAGGCCTTCCGGGACGGGCTCGTGGTGCAGCGTGCGGCGGCCGGGCCGACGCCGGGGGTGGTGGTGACACCGGTGGGCCGGCCCCCGGACGTGCTGCCCG
Protein-coding sequences here:
- a CDS encoding serine/threonine-protein kinase, with the translated sequence MTEPGETPHLPATNPVATTAPPPHHRRRARRWAPRGALAFLALSVVLVVVFVVARPDWFDGENGESVPPGLLFATTLADLGHRDGIRLSDDNTTSATVTTAVPVDSRLEDARLVLGGRTQAPTSGVTFLRVLVDGEAVYVTELRSGDNDLTADIPLPATVTDDGSVTVQIRLTGSLDQRWCNPDHEIGALVLLDPEATRIRGRLDQRLRTVRDVARGLDHVVTLVLSATRNDREWYETAADLGVALRHTGRQVRYVDGVSENPGEGTRILLGPPESLAEAGWTPVDDQAGAVRVGYLDDTSVLAVTEAGGPPAEALDSLLTTDVVTTADSAANEPRRDEREPVGGDAVPLAALGLDTSAQQLTDSRNWRLRYSTADLPGGRVPSEVRLDLQVPVVAADAPWLVQVRLNGQLLDSVRLPADLDAHSVTARIPEGIEALRNELIVTVLRERVTGGCAVRPTVYQAQLLPTSTLLLGGRGVGLAAVPSDLAPGFEIHLPAGSMDDPEVSLAALVPTLAEFTGVGDRAPFVWDGAPGVRPFLLFGDAPAGVDVPVRVVGGRLVGAGFDLQAFRDGLVVQRAAAGPTPGVVVTPVGRPPDVLPGYGRESARLVTGDGVGVAVDDAGRLDGPLPVRDP